The segment CGACTTCAGCGGGAAGCACTGCAGATTCCGACGCGGCTAATTCGGTATCCGGGACAGCGCGAAGGATGGATTGCAATCGCGGTGGCAGCTCTAACAATTCGTTTCGGATCTTCGGCTCGGTTTCAATCTGCGAGGCGTGATTCAGCGTGATGCCGGTGATGGCGAACAACACCATCCCGACCAAGCTGATGGCCGAACTCATCCAATGCGAATGGATCAGCAACCGCAGCCACGCTGAGCGTCGGCTTCGTTTCTTGCGAGGTGGCTGCTTCAGCACCACGTCCGTAGGCGGTCGATCCGTTGTTGCGATATTCATTCCGAGGAAACCGTTTTGACTTCGCGGCCATAGCGCGTCCAGCTGGCGTGCCAGACGGTGCGATCGATGGAATCGGTGACGGTGCGAACGCTGCCATCGGCCAAACAAACCTTCACCAATCCGGTGTGGTTGCTGCGAGCGGCCGTGATCTTTGACGAACCGCGGACCATATCTGGGATTGGACTATTGGGACTCAACCGGCCGTTAATGACCGGTCCGTTGGGAACGCTGCCTCGCAGCCAATAATGATTCCGGTCGCCGTTCCATGCGGTGATGTAGCTTTGCACGTCGGCGATGTTTCCCGAATCAGAAAGCTCCGCCACGGTGGTGTCCGCCGCCGATGTGGCTGCGCGGTAAAAGTCGGGATCCATCAGCGGAGTCGCAGTGGCTTGATCAATCCCACCGCCCATCAGCGTTTCAGCGAACACGATCGTGTTGCTGGTTCCATCCAAGATGTCTCGGAATCCCACCTTGGCATCGATCCAGCACAATCCGTCTGACTTTGTACCGTTGCCTGGGTGAAAGATGCCATCGAGTCCGCTGCCTTGATTCATTGCATAGCTGGTGCCGGCGATCTGAATCGATGCACCCGAGGGCATCGTCAATCCATGCTCAGTCGCATTGATGTCGCTGGGGCATTCGTAGGTCGGCACACGGGTGCTGGCCGCTTCGTGAAGTCCCGCTGGCAAGTCGGCCACCGCTGGGTGCCCCATGTAGATGTCGAAATCGATCAAATCTTGCAAGCTCGCTTGCTCGAGGAACGGCAGCACTTTAGCAAACGGCGAGTAATCGCTTGGATAGCCATTGGGCCACGAGTAGCCGTTGTTCGGAAACACACCGTTGTAGGTGGACGCGTAGTTGTGCAGCCCCAGCCCAATCTGTTTCAAGTTGTTGCTGCACTGCATCGAACGTGCGGCTTCGCGAGCGGCTTGAACCGCAGGCAATAGCAGCCCGACCAATACGCCAATGATCGCGATCACCACCAACAGCTCGACAAGTGTGAACGCATCCCGTTTGGGGATCGAAGAGGCGGGATGCGATCCGCGGCGCTGGAAACGATTGGCCTGCATATCGATGCGGTGGATCGAGTGACGTTGAGAGCGAAATAACATGAAATTTCTCCAGCCCAATGGCTCACGTGTGAAGGATCGGCCCTGAAAACCGTCTGGATTGCCACCATGGCAACGCGTTTCTCAGGGATGGATCGACCGTGGCTGGCTAGCGAGCATTCAATGCCCATCGCTTGCTTCGTCGAAATGATCTGCTGCTAATGCGAATCATTCTCAGTACGGTAGCGGCCGATTCGCGGAAGTTCAAGTGGGGATGTGTTGAAGCGGTTCAAAAATTTTGTTTCAAACGGGGGCCCCCGGGCTAAGCCTGGCCGGGCGACACTTTGCTGTTGAATTCAGCGGAGCGGGTCGATGGGAATTAAAACGGGAGATCCCATTAGCCGCTGTGGCCAACGCGGTGAAGCGTTTTTCACAACCCGATGCGAACGCTTTGAAGTTGCACTTTTAGTCGTTCCCCGGGTTGCCAGCCGTCCTCATTAAGTCCGAGCCGGCGGCCGGGCGTTAGCCCTACCATTCATTAATACTCCTGGTCCCAGACCGTTGGGCTGGGCTAGGTAAACTTCCGGGGCTTTGCCCCTAAATACATATGCGTAACTTCAAAACTGACGCGTTCGGGTTGTGATCTCCTGGCAAGACTCGACTCCATAATCCTTCATCGCGTTAGCCAAAACGGCTAACACGCCGAAAAACACCTGCGTACTTACTTATTGGCGGTCGTTTCGTCTCTGGTCTATACAGTGCCCCCTGTTTCGACCAGCAGGGGTGGCTGACGGACGATTTCTTGGTAGTGGGCTGCCAACGACTGGGCATCCTCGTGACCACTCGTCGCAAACCGTTGAACCAACATCCCATCCTTCAATACGACAACCTCGTCGGCCCATACCGCCACGCTCGGCTCGTGGGTCACGATGACCATCGTCCGTTGCTGTTGGTCGCACAAATCACGCAGCAGCTTGCAAAGCGATTCGCCGGTGACAGAATCGAGACTGCCGGTCGGTTCATCCGCAAACAGGATGGCGGGATTTGTGATCAGCGATCGGGCAATCGCGACACGTTGCTGTTCGCCGCCGCTAAGCGCATCGGGTCGCTGGCCGAGTCGGTCGGACAGCCCCAGCTGGTCCGCCAACTCACACACCGCCGCGTCATCGATGGATTTGATGCCGGCGGCGTACAGTGGGAACAGGATGTTGTCATACGCGGTGAGCGACGGGATCAGGTTGAATGCTTGAAAAACGATCCCAATCCGCTGGCGACGAAAGTGTGTCAGGCGACGATCCGAAAGCGACGCAAGGTCTTGGCCGTCGATACGAATGGAACCGCTGGTCGGCCGAGTCAGTCCGCTCATCAGATGCAGCAAGGTGCTTTTGCCTGAACCGCTTGCTCCCATGATGGCTACGAATTTGCCGGACTCGACACAGAGGCTGACATCGCGAAGGGCATGCACCTCCGCTGCACTCTGACGATACGTCTTTGAGACGCGCTCGACAAGCAACGGAGCCGATTGGCAATCGTGGTTCATGGATCCACCGACCTGAAAATAGTTGGGGTTTGTTTGGCGAAGCGTGAGAACATAGACGCAGCAAGGGAACGCATCAACAAGCGACGAAAGATTCGCCAGGCACGGTGGTAAATTCACCGGCGAGGCAGCCTCGGCGCGATGGATTGAACGCCGTTTACACGGAGTCCAGCCGTCATCGATGGCGCGGCCCGGCGTTTGCATTGCCGCGGTAATCGTCGTGTCCAGCGGCGATGTTTCGCAAGCGAAACCTGCGACGCAGTGATCATGATCACGATATCGACGCACTTTTTTTCAAGCACCGCACAATACGAAAAGCAACCGAATGAGCAGTTTTCGGCTGATTGTCAAACTTGTCGTCGCACCGATGCGACGTTCTCCTGGTCGAGCGATCGTCACCGCACTCGGCGTGATCGCAGCGACTTGCGCCGTCGTGTGGGTGGTCAGCGGCTACGACGCGCTCGTCTCGAACTTTGATGAGAATGCCGACAAGTATCTCGGGCGTTACGACGTATTGGTAATCGCCAGCGATGGTCCGCCGGGGGCACCTGCGACCGTGATTGATCGTGAATTGATCAAAGCCCTCGAGCAGGACGCGGGTGTTTTGGAAGTGAACCCGGTCAGCAATTATCGAGTGACAGCGACTCGGGTTTCGCGTGACTCCGATGCCGAGGTTGCCAAAACGTCGCTGGGGTTGTTGGTCGGCGATCGGCCGCCGGTCAATGGCGCACCCCCGATCGGACCGACCCTCGTCAGCACGCCCGCAGCCGAATCGCCGTACGAAATGACCAGCGGACGGTGGCTTGGGGCGGATCACGAGACCGAATCAGCGGTGGTCGCGAAACAGGTTGCCAAAGAGATGCAGCTGTCGGTCGGCGACGAGGTCCAAATCACCACGTTTGGCAATCAAGTGCGATTGCGTGTCGTTGGCATTGTCCAGCAAGTTACCGAGATGCCAGCGCTCGGCGGCGGACGTGATGGCAACAAACGTGGGCGAAGCGAGTCCGATGAGGTGGAATCGGGATTGGTATCGTTACGCCCGCCCCGTGACACGGCGACGTCCAGCCGAACGCAACCCGATCCGCAGAACCAAATCGGAATCCCCAGCGGATTTGGCATGGGCGTCGCCACCAATGCCATCTACGTTCGCCCCGAGATCGCAGAGAAGATCAATGGTTATCCGGCGGATCCGCGGGTGCTGCAAGTCGCCTTGCGTGATGCCGTCACGATCTCGCAATTTCGAGAGGTTTGGAGCGAGAGATTGGCCTTGCAGTATCCTCCGCTACGATTGGTTGACTTCGAAGCGGTGCGTCGCGGGATGGCTTCGAGTCGCTCGGTGTCGGGACAGCAATCGCAGGCCTGGGCCGCCACCGGGATGGCCACCTTGGCCGCGATCTTTATCATCTTTTCGACGCTCAGCATGGGGGTGACCGAGCGGGCTCGCGAGCTTGCAATGCTTCGTGCGGTCGCGTTGACCCGCATCCAGGTTGCTGGCGTCATCGCAGTCGAATGTGTGTTGTTGGCAATGATCGGCTGGGTCGGCGGGTTGTTTGCCGGTGGGGTGATGGTGATGGTGGGCAGCCGCATTTTGCCAGGACTGTTCAGCTCAGGAGCGGTGTTGGGGTGGACGACGGTCGGTTTGACCGGATTGACGGTGGTGGTCGGCGGCTTTGCCGCGGCGATCCTACCGTTGTGGCGTGCGATCCGAATCGAACCACTCGGTGCGATGGCAACGCTTAGGGAACTGCCTCGCTATCGTTGGTGCGTTACGATGGACATCATCGGAGTCGCACTGTCGGCCGCGACGCCGATCACGGTGTTTGCATTGCCAATGTCAGACTCGTGGCGAAGTTGGTGTTATTCGTTCGTCACTTACCCGATGCTGCTACTGGGCATGATCCTGCTAGCGCCCGCGATCGTGGTCGGATCGGAACACGTCTTCGGCCGCTTCATCACGATGATACTCAGGTTGGATGGGCGAATGTTGAAGACGCAATTGTCCAGCAATCTATGGCGCAGCGTCGGCGCGACGCTGGCATTGTCGGTCGGCTTGGGGCTGTATGCCTCGACACAAACCTGGGGCTATTCCATGTTGGTCCCGTTCACTCCTGGTGATTGGTTGCCTGACGCGATTGTCGCGTTTCATCCCCTTGGTTTGGCAGCGGAAGATGAACCCATGGTCGCAAAAGTCGAGGGGGTAAAGTCTGACCAGGTGATGCGACTTGCGATCGAACAAGCACAATTCGACTGGGGTGACGACCAACCGCCGAGCCGTTTACGGTTTGGCGACAACGGAATCATCTGCGGGCTTGATCCGCATAAAGCATTTGCCACCGCCAATCCAATGTTACCGGTCACCTTCGTCGCGGGTGACAAAGCTGCGGCGATCGAAGCTATCGCCAGTGGACGAGGCTGCGTCGTTTCGGAAGATTTTTCGATGGCCACCGGGCTGCATTTCGGCGACGTCGTGACCTTTATCCCGCCTGCGGCGGAAACAGAACGCGTGGCCTATCGAATCGCGGGCGTCGTCTCGCTGCCCGGTTGGCAATGGGTGACTAAGTTTTCCGGAGTGCGTCGGCACTTTGTCCGCACGGGAACGCTGTTGTTTGCGAATTACAGTGACGTTCATCGCGACTTTCATCTGAATCGCAGTGAATTCTTTTGGGTGAACCTCGAGCCAGGAGCCAAGCTGGCCGCGGTCGAACGCCAGTTCCAAGCGATTGCCGAGCGACGCAGCGGAGAAACTTTTACTGCGGACGCGGTTGGCGACGTCAAAGCCTATCGGCCGTTTGCTCGAATGACTGTGACGGAGAACGTCGAGCGAGCGAT is part of the Novipirellula caenicola genome and harbors:
- a CDS encoding DUF1559 domain-containing protein, whose amino-acid sequence is MQANRFQRRGSHPASSIPKRDAFTLVELLVVIAIIGVLVGLLLPAVQAAREAARSMQCSNNLKQIGLGLHNYASTYNGVFPNNGYSWPNGYPSDYSPFAKVLPFLEQASLQDLIDFDIYMGHPAVADLPAGLHEAASTRVPTYECPSDINATEHGLTMPSGASIQIAGTSYAMNQGSGLDGIFHPGNGTKSDGLCWIDAKVGFRDILDGTSNTIVFAETLMGGGIDQATATPLMDPDFYRAATSAADTTVAELSDSGNIADVQSYITAWNGDRNHYWLRGSVPNGPVINGRLSPNSPIPDMVRGSSKITAARSNHTGLVKVCLADGSVRTVTDSIDRTVWHASWTRYGREVKTVSSE
- a CDS encoding ABC transporter ATP-binding protein, encoding MNHDCQSAPLLVERVSKTYRQSAAEVHALRDVSLCVESGKFVAIMGASGSGKSTLLHLMSGLTRPTSGSIRIDGQDLASLSDRRLTHFRRQRIGIVFQAFNLIPSLTAYDNILFPLYAAGIKSIDDAAVCELADQLGLSDRLGQRPDALSGGEQQRVAIARSLITNPAILFADEPTGSLDSVTGESLCKLLRDLCDQQQRTMVIVTHEPSVAVWADEVVVLKDGMLVQRFATSGHEDAQSLAAHYQEIVRQPPLLVETGGTV
- a CDS encoding ABC transporter permease, yielding MSSFRLIVKLVVAPMRRSPGRAIVTALGVIAATCAVVWVVSGYDALVSNFDENADKYLGRYDVLVIASDGPPGAPATVIDRELIKALEQDAGVLEVNPVSNYRVTATRVSRDSDAEVAKTSLGLLVGDRPPVNGAPPIGPTLVSTPAAESPYEMTSGRWLGADHETESAVVAKQVAKEMQLSVGDEVQITTFGNQVRLRVVGIVQQVTEMPALGGGRDGNKRGRSESDEVESGLVSLRPPRDTATSSRTQPDPQNQIGIPSGFGMGVATNAIYVRPEIAEKINGYPADPRVLQVALRDAVTISQFREVWSERLALQYPPLRLVDFEAVRRGMASSRSVSGQQSQAWAATGMATLAAIFIIFSTLSMGVTERARELAMLRAVALTRIQVAGVIAVECVLLAMIGWVGGLFAGGVMVMVGSRILPGLFSSGAVLGWTTVGLTGLTVVVGGFAAAILPLWRAIRIEPLGAMATLRELPRYRWCVTMDIIGVALSAATPITVFALPMSDSWRSWCYSFVTYPMLLLGMILLAPAIVVGSEHVFGRFITMILRLDGRMLKTQLSSNLWRSVGATLALSVGLGLYASTQTWGYSMLVPFTPGDWLPDAIVAFHPLGLAAEDEPMVAKVEGVKSDQVMRLAIEQAQFDWGDDQPPSRLRFGDNGIICGLDPHKAFATANPMLPVTFVAGDKAAAIEAIASGRGCVVSEDFSMATGLHFGDVVTFIPPAAETERVAYRIAGVVSLPGWQWVTKFSGVRRHFVRTGTLLFANYSDVHRDFHLNRSEFFWVNLEPGAKLAAVERQFQAIAERRSGETFTADAVGDVKAYRPFARMTVTENVERAIKMRADGMIWGMSYLPLVTLAIMSLAIVNTIIASVRSRTWEFGVMRSIGVTRGQLMRLVLAESLLIALAACCLSLTFGLIAGWCGVGMAQFGGWFAGPPSFLIPWGQLSIGFAMTITLCVLAALWPAFKTGLAEPLHLLQSGRAQR